The DNA region GATACGGGTCATGTTCAAAAGGTTCTCGACCAGGTTGTTGAGCCATCCGGCGTCGTTTACAATATCACCCAGGAAACCTAGGATGGTGCCCTTGTCGAGGCTGTCGAAACTGTTGATCATGAAGCTCGCGCTGCCGGCGATGCCGGTGAGCGGCGTGCGCAGGTCGTGGGAGATCGAACGCAGGAGGTTGCTGCGCAGCTTCTCCTTTTCGACCTCGAGCCGGGCGTGTTCCTTTTCGGTGGTGAGCAGTTCGCGTTCGAGTGCCAGCGCCATCTGGGAGATAATGGTGCCCACTGCCATCTGGCCCCGCGCGTCGAGCGATCCGCCGGAACAATCCACCTCCACCGTCCCAAAAACCCGCGCCCCACTTTTGATGGGAAGGTATTCACGTTTTTCCGGAAATTCGTGGTCGTTTTGCGGTTCGGGCTCGTCCAGATGGATGGTGCAGCGGTTGGGCAGCAGGCGGCGCATGCTTTCCTGGGTGTGGCGGACGATCTCCCCACGGGTGGAAAGGTTCAGATATCCGCTGCTGATTTCATAAAGGCACCGCGCCAGTTTTTCATTTTCGCTGGAAAGCCGCACCTCCCGCTGCAGCCGCAGAGTGAGGGTTCCCACAATGAGGCAGACCGCCAGAAAGATTGCGAAGGTGATCATATAATCCTTGTCGCTGACCCGGAGCGTATAAATGGGGTCGGTGAAGAGGAAATTACAGGTAAAGACGCCGAGCAGCGAGGCGACAAGCCCCCAGAGATATCCGCGCGTCAGGATAATGACCAGCACCACACCGGTGAGATAGACCA from Anaerotruncus rubiinfantis includes:
- a CDS encoding DUF4118 domain-containing protein, with translation MKKQPIWVSLLQLFLILTGATLISCLFSHFGVQQENILMVYLTGVVLVIILTRGYLWGLVASLLGVFTCNFLFTDPIYTLRVSDKDYMITFAIFLAVCLIVGTLTLRLQREVRLSSENEKLARCLYEISSGYLNLSTRGEIVRHTQESMRRLLPNRCTIHLDEPEPQNDHEFPEKREYLPIKSGARVFGTVEVDCSGGSLDARGQMAVGTIISQMALALERELLTTEKEHARLEVEKEKLRSNLLRSISHDLRTPLTGIAGSASFMINSFDSLDKGTILGFLGDIVNDAGWLNNLVENLLNMTRIQDGKLVIKKNNEVVDDILTEAYNRISHFLGGRSVEMTMPDEVLLVPMDGKLIIGVLTNLLDNAAKHTREGSRILVSVTRLPEGKARFEVRDNGGGIKPELLGHIFESFVGSQTDQSDSHRGIGLGLSICQSIVEAHGGVIRGFNNNEGGATFQFDLPLQAAAKE